From the Coffea eugenioides isolate CCC68of chromosome 1, Ceug_1.0, whole genome shotgun sequence genome, the window GGAAACTTtagaattaaaataattttagatATTTTCAACTTATTTACACACCCCAAATAGAAAAagtagaaactaaaaaaaaaatttgtttaaaaaaaaaaagagaaaagaatcaACTTACGTACACAccccaaaagaaaagggaaatcaaacaaatttttttcatttttaacttATAATCCCAACTGACCACGTCTTTCTATATATAATGCATGGACAATGGATTTGGTGGTAAAAAATgtcattattttaattttacgCTCGCACAATCGAATAATATACAATCATCTTCTTATATTCCATACTCTCATATTTATTTAACTGCTATTACTTTACTTATCGACCATTGCATAACTGTTACTACCATACTTATCCACTATTATTATGTTTATCTCATATCTTCCTGCCAACTtcaataatgaaaaaaattaggAAATCCCACTACTctgcaattaatttttttaaattgcaattgatccgtttttctatattttttgttattatttattttttcctaaaatatgcATACATCTAGAGCGTGCCACACCCACTAAGTCATAATATTAACTAAGGTACTACTGTCAATTTGTGGACGGGCTATGAGACAATTTCAGTATAGGAatacaaaaacaagaaattcaCGGTGAACACACGCTGCCAATACTTCATAATGGAGTCTGTGAAGGTTCCCGGGCGGCCTTGATGAGCGTGAGCTGTGaaacatttttcctttttggggcCAGCATTCTCATATTTTCATCTTTCAGAAAAAACATTCTCATTTTTTCATAAATCATTTCTTTTCACTAACTAATATAAGAgacaaaaaattcaagaaaaccaaaaaggaaaaagaaaaacacttaaaaaacgagtaggagaaaaagaaaagggataataGGATGcttaaaaagtaaataaagaaaaagaaaggaacgtAACACCATAAAAGGAAAGAGGAATACGACTTTACACTGCAGTAGTTGCAAGTTTGGGAACAACTGATTTCTACAAAATAATTTATTCGACAGCAGGTAAAGATGCTGTTTCCAGTTCAAATAagtgataaaataaataaaaatcaataaaatattCCCAGTTAATTCAGTTGCTATTTTGTTTGTTTACATTTCTACCCCTGATTTCACTCGTCAAAACCCCCCCTCACTTTCAGCCCTCTTCAAAGTTCAAACTCCACTCCACCCTTTTCGTCCCTCTATTCTCTCCAAATTTGACACCCAAATATcttaaaagggcaaaaaaaaaaaagggacccAAACCGAAAACGTTACTTGGCTAGAATCCCCATACACAAAATGGAAGCTTCATCGGAATTCTTTGTCGGCGGATATTTTAGCCATGCCGGAGATAACGAATTCGACCATAAATCGATGGAGAATCAAAACATCACTGGTAACTCCAACAATTTTACGGTGGACGACCTTTTGGATTTTCCCAAGGAAGATGAGGTAATGACCGACGCTTTTTTTGACAGCATTACCGGAAATTCTGGCGAGTCTTCTTCTCTTACCGTGGTCGACAGCTGTAACTCGTCTGTCTCGGGTGGTGACCGGCAATTTAACGGCAATATTAGCTGCCGCAGCTTCACTGATACACAATTCTCCGGCACTGAACTCTGCGTTCCGGTAAAAACCAgcatttccttcttcttttgtATAATTCCCTGTCTTAAAACAATTTCCGTAGAATTAAATTACATGTTTAATTCATCAGAAGAGGAAAAGTTTTATAGTCGCCGGAAATATTAGGAATAATTTACAATGATGGAAAATTTACAGCCGTGACCGTGCAAGAACCTTTAGCAACTTTTGCAGAATTATCTGTTTCCAATTTGGTTTTACAATTAATGCTCATCTTtagttttttgttgttttggcTCTTCACCAATTTGTGTAAGTTTCGTTTTTAGGCAAGTTAATAAcgggagatttttttttttttaaacagaaAAAACAATTGATACAATCTTAGCAACAGTAGCAAGTGTTTGCACTCTAAGCTTATAACATTTGTACCAGCTGACCAGTACTGTCTAAGTATTTTACGCATgtttatcaaaaaaataaaaaaagaagtatTTTACGCATGAGATAAATTAGGAAATAGTGGACTCATGATTTTGGAaattaattggttttatttttGTCATGAACAGTATGACGACCTGGCTGAGCTTGAATGGCTCTCGAATTTTGTGGAGGAGTCGTTCTCGAGCGATGACCTTCATAACCTTCACCTCATTTCCCCTACCACAAATTTTACAGCTCCCTCCGCCTCTTCCGCAGCTACGGCTAACGCCACCACCGACACCTCCTCTTCCGCCACTACCATTTCTACTAATAACGACAACAGCAATTCATCATCTCCAGTATTCCCCTCCGACGTTTCCTTTCCCGGAAAAGCCCGCAGCAAACGCTCCCGTGCCGCCCCATGCAACTGGGCCTCCCGCCTCGTCCTCCTTGCATCCCCTGCTACGTCGTCATCCGAACCCACGAACGACGTGAACACTCCTAACCCAATTAGCGTTACCATAAAAGCTCCCAAACCGGCGCCGTCAAGGAAAAGAGAAACAACTGAAACTCCCGGTCGGCAATGCCTTCATTGTGGGTCGGAAAAGACGCCTCAGTGGAGGACGGGACCCATGGGGCCCAAGACTCTGTGTAATGCGTGCGGTGTCCGGTTCAAGTCGGGTCGATTGGTGCCCGAGTACCGGCCTGCTGCGAGCCCGACATTTGTGTCCGCGAAGCATTCGAATTCGCACCGGAAAGTGCTGGAACTCCGGCGGCAAAAGGAGCTGCAGAGACAGCAGCAACAGTTGCTCAGTCAAGCCTCAATTTTTGGCGTATCCAACGGCGGAGATGAATACTTGATccaccatcatcatcatcatcctcatcaGCAAAATGTGGGTCCCGATCATAGGCTCATGATCTAGCGATCGCTGGTGTACTGAAAATTACGGTGTGCCAGCAGAAATTTTCAAGTTTATTACTGGAAAGTAGTAGTACCACCATTTAGATTTGAATTTGACCGAGGAAAAGGCAGCAAAACAAAACTAGTCATAATAGAGccgaacaaaaaaaaaatgtcagcTTCCAGCTAATTAGAAGGACAAATGGAAGGAGAACATGGCGAATTAATTGTAGACTTGTGTAATTTCCTGCTAATTTTGGGTtttaattcatttgatttttttttactaaattagtgtatttttttAATACTGCTTTTCTAGATTTTAGCTGAGGTTTAAGAAAATTAGGAAGAATTTGATCATAATTTGGTCGTTGACAAAGTAAAGAAGGATCATGAAATATCTGCTGGAAAGAAAGTGGCACGCAATCATACAGCTGGGTGAGACACTTTTATCAAGGCCATGGGCCACGCTAACAACGGGAAGAGTATGGTTCAGATTTCTTTAAAAGCTTCGGCATTTGCACATGGCGGGCTCCTTTGGGGCTCAACTACCGTATGAATTCTAAAGTTACGGAGGCTTTATCGTGGAGTACTGAAGAAAAGCCATTAATAAAGGGTTCCAAGTGTACGTTTAGCACTTATTAGTGTTGCTTTTTATTAGTATTTAGAAAAGTGGAATGCCCAAGTCCAACGACTAATTAATCATCTCGGTTCCGCTTTCGAACGCTGTCCAGAAAAgtaaaaagtaattaaaaaaagggagaaagCTTGAAGTCAAAGATTAATTGGAAACTCTCTCTTACCTAACAAGAAACGAAGCAAAAGTCAACACCGGTATGCATTTCAGTGGAAAATTGACCTATTTCAGACGTGAGGATTTGCAAGAGGGAAGAAGTTTAAGAACATCGTGCAGTGTACGAAGTAAGCTGCATGGGAGTGCGGTTCGAATCAATGTGGGAAAAGACTGAGAAGCTGCAAGAACCCAGAATACATTTTCCATATGATTATTTACTGTAGgccattaaaagaaaaaaaaaatcgtgaATGCCAAGGTGTTATAGTtgaaggggggaaaaaaaattaatcaaagagGGTACTGTGACATTGGGGGTGATTTAATTGTCTACCCGATCCTAGACATTTTCCCTTCCAAGGGGTCCCACTACAATATCCAAGTCAATATGTAAATGCAAATCTTGTTATTTTATGAGACTATGCCATTAGTATGGCTAGAATGACGCATTGATCACAAGCAACGTGGTAGTACTACTTCATGATAACCAAAGAAAAGTATGGTCCCTCTGGAACGTTGTTCTACTAAATATTGAAACTATAAGTTGCCATTCTTTGTTTAGCAAATGGAATATGTTAGGCTTTAGCCTCAGTTCCGGTTATTCCTTAGTTAATTAGATGAAATTTTTCAGTCTTTGTGGATAGCTAGGAGGCGGTTACATCTTAGttcatgaaaatgaaatgctaaaaaataaaaagtgatCTTGTGCATGGCCAATCTATGCTAGGATAGAAGGTTCCGTcagattaattttatatttcaattcaagtcccttttttttctttctttttttttttaaaaaaaaagggaaaatatgAGGAGAAATGACTAGAAGATATTAGAACATCACTTCAGACGAGATGATAGAGGCAAAGGGTTCATATTGGCCATGGTACTAGAAAATGGGATCCTAAAATCAATGTTTTGAAATCGGACCAACCCGGTCGATTCGACCAGTGAAACCGCGAATTGACCAACCATGCCTCCGGTTCAGTTCAATTTAAAAACCCAAGAATTAATTGAATCGGTAAAAATCGAGAAGTTCAACCGGGTCGAACTGTGAATCGAAAGATTTTTCGGCTCACTCttcggtccgagtttaaaagcATTGCCTAAAATGCCATCTTATATCTCTGCAAAGTGTAAGGGCATTTATATTATAAATCTTGTTAGAACTTTTCGTGGTTTATCAGAAGTTTGTGATTTGGTCTTTCAAGCGGGAAATCAAGGAAAACCATTCTTAATTGTTGGTACAAAAAATAAAGCAGCCGATAGAGTTTTTACCAAAGaggtttaatttttttcccaagCCAAGATAGTGTTTGATAGGTGAATTATAATAAGATTAACCCGATACTTATCTGTAGATATGTGTAGACATATTTGTACGCACGCAAACACATACATATTGATTATTGCTACTTACACACTTCATGTATACTTTATTTATGTTTTTACTTGTATATACGTGTgcacttatatttatatatctATTTACCTATACAGTTATATTTCTACAGTTTTCTGCTTAGTTATTGTATTACTGATCCTATATTTATGGTTATTGGGTGTATTTTCACTTACCAATATATCCATTTTCATATGCTTTTTTTTTCAACGGCAAACGGGAAGAAATGTCATCCCTGTTACtgttattatatatatattaataatgGAAGAGGAAAAGAGGGAGCGTTTTTGGATTATGAAATTATGAGAAGTGGAGAGATGTTATAGTCGTAGCACGCAAACAACTTCGTCTGATTTTCGTCTTGTCTCATTAGCTTTAGAAGTTAGGGTAAAGAGTAAAAAAGATGGTAGAAAACAGAAACAGCAGGCCGACACCGCCACTTTAGAACTTAGGCAAGCAATAAATTGGAGCGGCCTACCCATCTATCATAGCATATACTATAATGCACGCAAGCTACTTGTTCTGATGAGGAAAACAATCAGAATACATGACACATGCTAGTACTTGAAAGTACAATGTATGTACATATTGAAAGGTCACAAAAGTTTCACTTGCCCGGGACCATGCATCATGCATGGAGAGATCGTATCGTATGTACTTATTGTATATCAACTCAAATTTCCATGATTTGTGTTGTGGGTTCAATTTTGATGAGTGAAAATGATGGccggaggggggggggggggggtacaGGTAATATAGAGACGGACGTGCATGTGGGAGATAAGAAGCAGCACATGCAGTGAGTGACGGGCACGACTGTTTTGTGCAGGCTGTTCTGGATAATATATCCAAAGTGTGTGTCTTAGCAATGGCTCTGTGTCCATGTCTTGGGATCTTTCCATGTTATTTGATGACCGGACGCCTTTGTTCTTGTCTCCAGTCTTTACCCTCCACATTCCACTCTACCATTTTCCCTCCccaccacccaaaaaaaaaagaaaaaccattgCTTCACTGACAACGACTCTGATTACTGAAAGAAATGTTAGGATAAGATAAGTCGACCGTCAAGTATAAGCCATCTATGCTGATTACTGAACCATATAACAGTCGGCACAGCTAGCAAAAAACAAGACGGAGGAGTTGAGCTGAACATGGTGCCGGCCGGCCAACTAGACTAGAGGTGAGTCTAGAATAGATGGGCGAATGGCCCCATCCCTCGGATCGACCATCGGTCCGTGGGGTTGCTGCCTGCCATGCTTCAGCAAAAAAAGGGAGCACAAAGTATTTGTATTTATTGTAGCGAAATAACCAAAAGGAGAAACTTCATATGAATGAATACATGCGTTACGAAATGCGCAATTTGAAGAACACCATGTATGAAATGGATATGaagaataataaatatatatacttcCATAGGTATATCAAATGAGAAAGACAGTCTCAAACAATAAGCGTACTTTTGTAACCGAAGAGATATCCATGTTACCATCAGCTGACTGGAAAAATTAGCAGAGAGGGAGAGATAAAGTATGAAATAAACATATAGTACTTAGCCTCTGACCACAGGACAATGGTAATTATTTCcttaaaaacaaaagagaaatcAACTTGTTAGCTGGACACGTGCCTAGATCCACTACAATAGTTCAGCAATTAATACGGACCATTCTACAATTTGTTGAAGCATTTTGCTGCATGTTAGTATTTCCAGAAGCAATCAAATGAGGATGGTAATTATGCGCGCTTTTAAAGGTCGTTCATTTTGCATAACGTGCCGGCACGAGCTTTCGCTCTTTTACGTTCTACTACTATTACTTAATGATGATCTCAAAGAAAGCGTTGATCTCAAAAGAGCTATTGGGAGCTTAATCGCTTAATAATTAAGGGCAAACATTAAAAGTCTCTGTAATGAAACATCAACTCATGGTGTATGCTCCCCTGGTGCCAAATTCTGGTTACAACTCACAAGTTACAAGAAAGGTTGCTTATGAACTTTGAAATCGACACTACAAGATATATTCtgaaacccccccccccccccttcttcccaaaaaaaaaaaaactacgcGCTATATATATTAGTTTGTTCAAAGGCTCAACTTCCTTTCTGTGTGGACTAGTTAATGAATTAAATACATAGCTCTATGCTCGGTCAAAATGAATAGGATGAATTGGGCTTTTAGccaattagtttttttttccactTGGGGGTATCTCAACTTTTCGGCCGGACTAATCCCCTAAAACTATACAGACCCTTACCCCAAAAATATACAGTAAGACAGCACATGGAAGTCGATCGCGGGATTTGTTAGTAACTAAGACTATGAAACCAGCCGGATTACCCGCGGATGGCCTGTTAGCCAATTAGTTGGATGGATACTTGATTTATAGTTTAGTAATTTTGGAGTTCAATTAAACTCGCTATTGATAAATATTatgagaaaaaaagagaaagaaaaacttaATTGTAGGTTCACTTATTTCATTGGATTGATAGTACATATTTTAACTACTTGCAATTTACATTGTTTAAGCtttcaataaaattaaaaggagaaaaggtataGTAATTAGTAATTCCAGTTACTTACTGTAGAAGGCAGATCAAAATTTTGCAGTGACTCTTTAGTCCTTCAGCACTTCGCACCAAGAAAAAGATAGCACGATATTTGATCAATTCTCATCTCAAATTCCCAACTAACCAATTGATTGCACGAAGCATTGACCTCGTAAATTTATGTGCATGCTCAGATTTAAGATAGCCAGTCCATCGTTAACCAGGGAGGGAACGTTGTCAAGCCCTAATCACGGGTTGCAAGTGCTAAGAAGCTCAACTTTGCTTCTCCACCTCAATTTTCGGAACCCAGAGTCCACTAGATTCCGTGATTCCAACTAAGAAGCCGAACGATGTCATCATCATGGGCTACATCTATATAAATATGCATGAATGGGGCAAATGTATTGAGAACTTGCACTGGGCTACGACCCAAACCATTTGCAACAACTTTTCTGAGTCTGCTGGTGTCTCATCAATGGCGAACTTCTGTTGTTCTATTGAATTGGAGCCCAGAACCCTGAGACAGGGGCAAATCGACCAAGCTAGGGTCAAGTCTCTTTCTCATGGTGTTTTTCctccatcctttttttttttttttaaatggaaGTCTAATTACAAGCTTAgcttctttcatttttcttgtaaCAACAAGTGGATTACCCAAAATCTTGCCATTTATTAagaatgataaataaataactaCTATCTTCGTTCATTTGGTTGAGATTGTCGGATCGATTTTCTTTTGGATGAC encodes:
- the LOC113782701 gene encoding GATA transcription factor 12-like; this encodes MEASSEFFVGGYFSHAGDNEFDHKSMENQNITGNSNNFTVDDLLDFPKEDEVMTDAFFDSITGNSGESSSLTVVDSCNSSVSGGDRQFNGNISCRSFTDTQFSGTELCVPYDDLAELEWLSNFVEESFSSDDLHNLHLISPTTNFTAPSASSAATANATTDTSSSATTISTNNDNSNSSSPVFPSDVSFPGKARSKRSRAAPCNWASRLVLLASPATSSSEPTNDVNTPNPISVTIKAPKPAPSRKRETTETPGRQCLHCGSEKTPQWRTGPMGPKTLCNACGVRFKSGRLVPEYRPAASPTFVSAKHSNSHRKVLELRRQKELQRQQQQLLSQASIFGVSNGGDEYLIHHHHHHPHQQNVGPDHRLMI